A portion of the Sabethes cyaneus chromosome 3, idSabCyanKW18_F2, whole genome shotgun sequence genome contains these proteins:
- the LOC128743315 gene encoding endocuticle structural glycoprotein SgAbd-5-like, with translation MKFLLAFAAIVAVSLAADEKSANVVKYENDHKGIDGYNVAYETSNGISAAEQAQLKTFGDDAAAIVVKGRYSYTGADGQVYTVNYVADENGFQPDAAHLPRV, from the coding sequence ATGAAATTCCTGCTTGCTTTTGCTGCCATCGTTGCCGTTAGCCTGGCCGCCGATGAAAAAAGTGCCAACGTCGTCAAGTACGAAAATGACCACAAGGGTATCGACGGGTACAATGTGGCCTACGAAACTAGCAACGGAATCTCGGCGGCCGAACAGGCCCAGCTGAAGACCTTCGGTGATGATGCGGCGGCCATCGTGGTTAAGGGACGATACTCGTACACCGGTGCCGACGGACAGGTTTACACCGTCAACTACGTTGCCGATGAAAATGGATTCCAGCCGGATGCTGCCCATTTGCCGCGTGTCTAA
- the LOC128743161 gene encoding endocuticle structural glycoprotein SgAbd-5-like: MKFLLAFAAIVAVSLAASPADERGAVVTKFENDHKGIDGYNVAYETSNGIAGAEQAQLKTFGDDAAAIVVKGSYSYTGADGQVYTVNYVADENGFQPEAAHLPRA, from the coding sequence ATGAAATTCCTGCTTGCATTCGCTGCCATTGTTGCCGTCAGCCTGGCCGCCTCACCCGCCGATGAACGTGGTGCCGTTGTTACCAAGTTCGAAAATGACCACAAGGGTATTGACGGTTACAATGTAGCCTACGAAACTAGCAATGGAATCGCCGGAGCCGAACAGGCTCAACTGAAAACGTTCGGTGATGATGCTGCCGCCATTGTCGTTAAGGGATCCTACTCGTACACCGGTGCCGACGGACAGGTTTACACCGTCAACTACGTTGCCGATGAAAATGGATTCCAACCGGAAGCTGCTCATTTACCGCGTGCCTAA